A single Dermacentor albipictus isolate Rhodes 1998 colony chromosome 3, USDA_Dalb.pri_finalv2, whole genome shotgun sequence DNA region contains:
- the LOC135897713 gene encoding uncharacterized protein — translation MWTTQDVHFSAPRQLPEVTRTQATSGTRLYHCSAAEITSTSGLATAVSQHVGDNAYEIIGPDDESPQGANDISVAEVSPIPPEVTMTGGTAAIDTETAMSTAAATVYEASSSVSASAAVSEGTAPGLVEQHVCYHCDFFVVHTTHLLNIQKLFTTTVSQCSCAASARLS, via the exons atgt ggacaacccaggacgtgcatttctcagcaccccgtcaactgccagaagtgactcgaacacaggccacca gtggcactcggctgtaccactgcagtgctgcggaaattaCCAGCACCAGCGGccttgcaacagctgtttcacagcatgtcg gagacaatgcctacgaaattattggccctgatgacgagagccctcaaggggcaaacgacatctctgttgcagaagtgagcccgataccacctgaagttaccatgacaggtggcacggcagcaatagatacagagacggccatgtctactgcagctgcaacagtgtacgaggcaagcagcagtgtgtcagcatcagcagcagtgtcagaaggaaccgcaccaggcctggtagagcaacatgtgtgttatcactgtgacttttttgtagtgcatacaactcatttgctcaacatacaaaagcttttcaccacgactgtgagccagtgttcttgtgcagcaagtgcaagactaagttaa